From the genome of Candidatus Zixiibacteriota bacterium, one region includes:
- the ppdK gene encoding pyruvate, phosphate dikinase, with amino-acid sequence MMVAMKQEKTNKPKKAMAKTAIPKNKGLTKMVQNKMKSSKNKEKDARTSSKSKGARPKSIPGFQLEYPPYFFFGGGKADGDGSIRDILGGKGAGLAEMCRAGVPVPPGFTITTEVCRLYYQNNLEVPPEIDRELENQMAKIEALVGAKFGDSNDPLLVSVRSGAKFSMPGMMDTILNLGLNKETLEGLIKKTGDERFAYDNYRRFVQMFGNVVLGIDKEKFEEVIDMRKKERKIKQDSSLQAEDLNDIVKKFKAIIKKKTGESFPDDPYVQLRMARDAVLRSWNNPRAISYRQFNNIPGDLGTAVNIQAMVFGNMGNNSGTGVGFTRNPSTGEKEFYGEYLLHAQGEDVVAGIRTPQPISQLGEEMPDVYKQLKEITSRLERHYRDVQDFEFTIQEKKLYMLQTRTGKRTVQAALKISVDMVREKLITKEEAIMRLDPVQLDQLLHPRLDPSAEYEVIARGLPASPGAASGEVYFTAASAVKAAKGGNSVILVRQETNPDDIEGMNAASGILTSRGGMTSHAAVVARGMGKCCVAGCEAARVSEAKKQLQIGKLIIKEKEIITLNGSLGEVIVGPVATIEPELSGEFAEFMSWADEIRKLKVRANADTPRDAIQARKYGAQGIGLCRTEHMFFAEDRLPIVQDMILADSTEERQQALDKLLPFQKADFKGLFEVMDGLPVTIRTLDPPLHEFLPDKAVIEAEIAQLNKADEHYDELLARRKKVLMRIEELKEINPMLGHRGCRLGIVFPEITEMQVRAIIEAACEVIREKKTVIPEIMIPLVGHINEFKNQKEIVLRIAEEAIKKYKVKSLEYHVGTMIEIPRAALTADEIAAEAEFFSFGTNDLTQMVMGFSRDDAGKFLRYYVDKGILPKDPFVSIDRGGVGKLVEMGTSKGRSVKPDLKIGICGEHGGDPDSIEFCHQTGLDYVSCSPFRVPIARLAAAQATIREKKKTAERDK; translated from the coding sequence ATGATGGTCGCAATGAAACAGGAAAAGACGAACAAACCGAAGAAGGCGATGGCGAAAACGGCAATCCCCAAGAACAAAGGCTTGACTAAAATGGTACAGAACAAAATGAAGAGTTCAAAGAACAAGGAAAAGGATGCAAGGACTTCCTCCAAATCCAAAGGAGCTCGGCCCAAATCTATCCCTGGTTTTCAATTGGAATATCCCCCCTATTTCTTCTTCGGCGGCGGCAAAGCCGACGGCGATGGTTCTATACGCGATATCCTCGGCGGCAAGGGAGCCGGGCTGGCCGAAATGTGCCGGGCCGGAGTTCCCGTTCCCCCCGGTTTTACCATCACGACCGAAGTCTGTCGGCTGTATTATCAGAACAATCTGGAAGTGCCTCCCGAAATAGACCGGGAACTGGAGAACCAGATGGCCAAAATAGAGGCTCTGGTCGGGGCCAAATTCGGAGACTCCAATGATCCGCTTCTGGTTTCTGTTCGTTCCGGAGCCAAATTCTCTATGCCGGGTATGATGGACACGATTCTTAACCTCGGCCTGAATAAAGAGACCCTGGAAGGATTGATCAAGAAAACCGGCGATGAACGCTTTGCTTATGATAACTATCGCCGTTTTGTACAGATGTTCGGCAATGTCGTTCTCGGTATCGATAAGGAAAAATTCGAAGAAGTTATTGATATGAGGAAAAAAGAAAGAAAAATCAAACAGGATTCCTCCCTGCAAGCCGAAGACCTCAATGACATTGTCAAAAAATTCAAGGCCATCATCAAGAAGAAAACAGGGGAGTCTTTCCCGGATGACCCTTATGTTCAGTTACGGATGGCCCGCGATGCCGTGCTTCGCTCCTGGAATAATCCCCGGGCAATCAGTTATCGGCAATTCAACAATATCCCGGGAGACCTGGGGACAGCCGTCAACATTCAGGCGATGGTTTTCGGCAATATGGGGAACAATTCCGGCACCGGGGTTGGTTTTACCCGTAATCCATCCACCGGCGAAAAGGAATTTTACGGCGAATACCTTCTCCACGCTCAGGGTGAGGATGTTGTCGCCGGTATCAGAACACCGCAGCCGATTTCGCAGCTGGGGGAGGAAATGCCGGATGTCTATAAACAACTTAAAGAAATCACCAGCCGGCTGGAAAGACACTATCGTGATGTGCAGGATTTTGAGTTTACCATTCAGGAGAAGAAGCTCTATATGCTGCAGACCCGCACCGGTAAACGGACGGTGCAGGCGGCATTGAAGATATCCGTCGATATGGTCAGGGAAAAGCTTATCACCAAGGAAGAGGCCATCATGCGTCTGGATCCCGTCCAATTGGACCAGTTGTTGCATCCGCGTCTTGACCCCAGTGCCGAATATGAAGTGATCGCCAGGGGATTGCCGGCCTCGCCGGGTGCCGCTTCGGGAGAGGTTTATTTCACGGCCGCGAGCGCCGTCAAAGCGGCCAAAGGCGGTAATTCGGTTATCCTGGTTCGCCAGGAAACCAATCCCGATGATATCGAGGGGATGAACGCCGCCTCCGGAATTCTGACTTCCCGCGGAGGGATGACCTCGCATGCGGCGGTCGTCGCCCGCGGCATGGGGAAATGCTGTGTGGCCGGATGCGAAGCGGCCCGGGTAAGCGAAGCCAAAAAGCAGCTTCAGATCGGCAAGCTGATAATTAAGGAAAAGGAAATCATTACTCTCAATGGCTCCCTGGGTGAAGTTATCGTTGGGCCGGTCGCGACTATCGAACCGGAACTGTCGGGAGAATTCGCCGAGTTTATGAGCTGGGCTGATGAGATTCGGAAACTGAAGGTAAGAGCCAATGCCGATACTCCCCGCGATGCCATTCAGGCGCGCAAGTACGGCGCTCAGGGGATAGGCCTTTGCCGCACCGAACATATGTTCTTCGCCGAGGACCGTCTGCCCATCGTTCAGGATATGATTCTGGCCGATTCCACCGAGGAGCGCCAACAGGCGCTCGATAAACTGCTTCCGTTTCAGAAGGCTGATTTCAAGGGATTGTTCGAAGTTATGGACGGTCTGCCGGTGACAATCCGGACCCTCGACCCGCCGCTGCATGAGTTTTTGCCGGACAAAGCCGTGATCGAAGCGGAAATCGCACAACTCAACAAGGCTGATGAACATTATGATGAGCTTCTGGCCCGCAGGAAAAAAGTCCTGATGAGAATTGAAGAGTTGAAAGAAATCAATCCGATGCTGGGTCATCGCGGATGCCGGCTGGGAATTGTCTTTCCCGAAATCACCGAAATGCAAGTAAGGGCTATTATCGAGGCTGCTTGCGAGGTGATCCGGGAAAAGAAAACCGTTATTCCCGAAATCATGATTCCCCTGGTCGGCCATATCAATGAATTCAAGAACCAGAAAGAGATTGTCCTGCGAATTGCAGAAGAGGCAATTAAGAAGTATAAGGTAAAGAGCCTCGAGTATCATGTGGGGACGATGATAGAGATCCCGCGGGCGGCTTTGACTGCCGATGAAATTGCCGCTGAAGCGGAATTTTTCAGCTTCGGAACCAACGATCTGACCCAGATGGTGATGGGTTTTTCACGTGATGACGCCGGCAAATTCCTGCGTTATTATGTCGACAAAGGGATCCTCCCGAAAGACCCGTTTGTCTCGATTGATCGGGGTGGGGTGGGAAAGCTGGTGGAGATGGGAACAAGCAAAGGGCGATCGGTGAAACCGGATCTCAAGATCGGGATCTGTGGCGAACATGGCGGCGATCCCGATTCGATCGAATTCTGCCATCAAACAGGCCTTGACTATGTCTCCTGCTCCCCTTTCCGGGTTCCGATCGCTCGGCTGGCCGCGGCGCAGGCCACTATAAGGGAAAAAAAGAAAACTGCCGAGCGCGACAAGTAG
- a CDS encoding HAD family hydrolase, giving the protein MGITTILFDLGGPLIDDDAGIEAWHEHLRQLLLERRGKTVTDSEIETALSRAVECYAPSFISYIIWQLSKPDKNLFFELRAECDRFPFSSYFRMRPGAQEVLQQLHGHFKLGLAANQRKSIREYLEKENTLQFFDSTLVSEDLNFTKPDLRHFWGVLERLGSEPQEAMMIGDRQDNDIVPARLLGMTAVRVLVGPHREQAVRYPREEADYEVPDISSTLSIPLISNGLRR; this is encoded by the coding sequence ATGGGAATTACCACTATCCTCTTTGACCTGGGCGGCCCCCTCATTGATGATGACGCCGGAATTGAAGCCTGGCACGAGCATCTCCGGCAGCTGCTTTTGGAGCGCCGGGGGAAGACTGTAACCGATTCCGAGATAGAGACGGCTCTTTCCCGGGCCGTCGAATGCTATGCCCCGTCATTTATATCATACATTATCTGGCAATTGTCCAAACCCGATAAGAATCTCTTTTTTGAGCTTCGAGCCGAATGTGACCGATTCCCTTTCAGCAGCTATTTTCGCATGCGCCCTGGCGCACAAGAGGTCCTTCAACAGCTCCACGGTCATTTTAAATTGGGTCTGGCGGCCAACCAGAGGAAAAGCATCCGTGAATATCTCGAAAAGGAAAATACCCTTCAATTTTTCGACTCCACTCTGGTTTCCGAAGATCTCAATTTCACCAAACCTGATCTGCGGCATTTTTGGGGAGTGTTGGAGAGATTGGGTTCAGAGCCCCAGGAGGCCATGATGATAGGGGATCGCCAGGATAATGATATTGTGCCTGCCAGGCTTTTGGGAATGACCGCGGTCCGCGTTCTGGTCGGGCCTCATCGAGAACAGGCTGTCCGCTACCCCAGGGAAGAAGCCGATTATGAGGTGCCAGACATTTCCTCCACATTAAGTATCCCCTTAATTTCCAATGGCTTGCGCAGATGA
- a CDS encoding fibronectin type III domain-containing protein gives MAVAQTPPAIPDSVTGPRPAPPTEVSARDFKYDRGEAIVVYWRASADDHGIGSVGPYEIFRALEESNDFAPVGVAAPGEYSFKDQGINRGKSYRYKVALNYDGRAVFSEATAPVIPEMDIVNWNLLNLFVIGFLIAGAVIYFISHAKRGGKLFIRKIAGLEAIDEAIGRATEMGRPILFVPGILDMDDVQTLAGITLLGRVAKMVADYDIRINMPVSRSLVMTTARETIKEAYIGAGRPDAYNDDMVNYITDEQFGYVAAVDGIMVRQKPATCFYLGAFYAESLILAETGNSIGAIQIAGTAQPAQLPFFVAACDYTLIGEELFAASAYLSNEPKQLGSLKGQDMGKLVAMLLIIIGTISVTISLAWGNQFFVKLSEYMVKLFTVQN, from the coding sequence ATGGCTGTCGCGCAGACGCCGCCGGCCATTCCTGATTCCGTAACAGGCCCGAGACCGGCTCCGCCGACCGAGGTTTCCGCCCGCGACTTCAAGTACGATCGGGGCGAGGCTATCGTCGTTTACTGGCGAGCCTCTGCCGATGATCACGGAATCGGTTCGGTTGGTCCTTACGAAATATTCCGTGCCCTGGAAGAATCGAATGATTTTGCGCCTGTTGGAGTGGCTGCCCCGGGAGAATATTCCTTTAAGGATCAGGGGATCAACCGGGGAAAGAGTTATCGCTATAAAGTTGCCCTTAATTATGACGGTCGGGCTGTCTTTTCCGAGGCCACCGCACCGGTCATCCCGGAAATGGATATTGTCAATTGGAATCTGCTCAATCTGTTTGTCATCGGATTCCTTATCGCCGGCGCCGTGATTTACTTTATCTCTCATGCCAAGCGAGGCGGAAAACTGTTCATTAGAAAAATCGCCGGGCTGGAAGCGATTGATGAGGCCATCGGCCGGGCCACCGAAATGGGACGCCCAATCCTGTTTGTTCCCGGTATTTTGGATATGGATGATGTCCAGACTCTGGCCGGTATTACGCTCCTGGGTAGGGTGGCCAAGATGGTCGCCGATTATGATATCCGCATTAACATGCCGGTGTCGCGCTCGCTCGTGATGACCACGGCACGCGAGACGATCAAGGAAGCTTATATTGGGGCAGGGCGGCCTGACGCATATAATGATGACATGGTGAATTATATCACCGATGAGCAATTTGGTTATGTTGCGGCGGTTGACGGTATCATGGTGCGCCAGAAACCCGCCACCTGTTTTTATCTGGGCGCTTTCTACGCTGAGTCGCTGATTCTTGCCGAAACCGGAAATTCCATCGGCGCCATTCAAATCGCCGGAACCGCCCAGCCGGCCCAGTTGCCTTTCTTTGTCGCCGCCTGCGACTACACCCTTATCGGTGAAGAGCTCTTTGCCGCATCCGCTTACCTTTCCAATGAACCGAAACAACTCGGTTCACTGAAGGGACAGGATATGGGGAAATTGGTCGCCATGTTGCTTATCATCATCGGGACGATATCCGTGACCATTTCGCTCGCCTGGGGCAACCAGTTCTTTGTAAAGTTGAGTGAATACATGGTCAAACTTTTTACCGTGCAAAATTAA